The following proteins are co-located in the Moraxella nasovis genome:
- the prmC gene encoding peptide chain release factor N(5)-glutamine methyltransferase, whose protein sequence is MPKSIASIKHYYRSIATESLPYHWLQSWLLTVINQPSSFLITDGDYVLNDDEWRRFNDGVDQMLSGIPLAYLTGVQAFFGRDFLVNQHTLIPRPDTEILVQSVLDFIKDNKRANSAKILDLGTGSGCIAITIAKELPNADLLGVDFCENALMVAKMNAKTLGVDNCRFMQSDWFGAILPSSQFDVIVSNPPYISKTDTHLHTLTAEPVTALVADDDGLADICLIAQQSAQHLFTGGLLAIEHGYNQGACVREIFENNGYQQVRTIQDYGSNDRVTLGVLHP, encoded by the coding sequence ATGCCAAAATCTATCGCTTCTATTAAGCACTACTACCGATCCATCGCCACAGAAAGCTTGCCGTATCACTGGCTACAATCATGGCTACTCACTGTGATTAATCAGCCGAGTAGCTTTCTTATCACAGATGGCGATTATGTGCTAAACGATGACGAATGGCGACGGTTTAACGATGGCGTTGACCAGATGCTAAGCGGCATACCCTTAGCTTATTTGACGGGCGTTCAGGCGTTTTTTGGGCGAGACTTCTTGGTTAATCAGCACACTCTAATCCCAAGACCAGATACCGAGATCTTAGTCCAAAGCGTGCTTGATTTTATCAAAGACAATAAAAGGGCTAATAGTGCCAAAATCCTAGACTTAGGCACAGGCTCAGGCTGCATCGCCATCACGATTGCCAAAGAGCTACCAAATGCCGACTTGCTTGGCGTGGATTTTTGTGAAAATGCTTTAATGGTGGCTAAAATGAATGCCAAAACGCTTGGGGTAGATAACTGTCGGTTTATGCAATCAGATTGGTTTGGGGCGATTTTACCATCATCACAGTTTGATGTCATCGTCTCAAACCCGCCTTATATCAGTAAAACAGATACGCATCTACATACTTTGACCGCTGAACCTGTCACCGCCTTAGTTGCTGATGATGATGGGCTTGCTGATATTTGCCTAATTGCTCAGCAGTCAGCACAGCATCTTTTTACAGGTGGGCTTTTAGCGATTGAACATGGCTATAATCAAGGGGCGTGTGTGCGTGAAATTTTTGAAAATAATGGCTATCAGCAAGTGCGAACAATACAAGATTATGGCAGCAATGACCGTGTAACTTTAGGGGTTTTGCATCCATGA
- a CDS encoding DNA polymerase encodes MTNVVTISWPKNTQDLKDESPEFWVVDSKTNTVRRADPDIEVLKSFLTADITNKPLDATHLVHSDDVTPGDIADYLGVRPDDMTVRFVNIQDLYKATHLPTLAARDGSRLSAEHSLFKRKLIEAKNRSVQTKHELSIINDMDVKQLLNDEQTQGKKIVVDFLNERTKKDNEFLKSVSPGEFQKNYTDGKILAMGYLSLKEHFEAPFAYGNQNDNPGTKAFHRACLISDQIARMQHNEPCLHLDQDKVIDLELSLKQDFRQKHLNFQKISSSDPLVENHTKNHHHKLINANVQFILDNPDLISISYPIAFKDSLLAAYGSQGESLVNPRWFDDLTQKTGQAANIEKLTSHKSKETLFLKQYTLADDASEYEKNRLSYVQSLLELRSAYNAYTYPMQNLVKLKALAQEHEGGIPIPINAYGAITGRHTPLDTFKINFQGLTANAKECIVPKDGYVAMDFDGQQLEVRTAADVLGIKTIQQMVQKNVDIYSGMVAKKELSARHASDEQKAKEIRYILDDPHTHDPTLVQDIEEKRKQSKVLIISSLYGQGAGGLSAKTGWSVEESRAYINEFKKDFPEIAQTHERVDDFLKQGLENKEAQMSLGTPGNVIQILIRPTDKPSIKPVDLLQDSKEANFALEFHENFVKPNLAPPSGPLELVVVYDTGDQMIYPDIQLKEGGFGNSTTITYDKDGERVDLFASRLVQNIIQSRADQEMKIVHEQLALKSHENNLEVQITLPTHDSLRAVLPDPKSDKQNANNFEQFEQFVKNPQESLGTKPFLSFDIEIIEYERKKEQDLALSYKEQDLSLFYIGTEDLSGMSFGDLTVDNVDLGMKLGEDLAISKKPHHETSLDMGVGF; translated from the coding sequence ATGACAAATGTAGTTACTATATCTTGGCCAAAAAACACACAGGATTTAAAAGATGAAAGTCCTGAGTTTTGGGTTGTGGACTCCAAAACAAATACCGTTCGTAGGGCGGATCCAGACATAGAAGTTTTAAAGTCTTTTTTAACTGCTGATATTACCAACAAACCACTTGATGCAACCCATTTAGTGCACAGTGATGATGTAACCCCAGGTGATATCGCAGATTATTTGGGTGTCAGACCCGATGACATGACAGTTAGATTTGTAAATATCCAGGATTTATATAAGGCAACCCACCTACCCACCCTCGCAGCAAGAGATGGCTCTAGGTTGTCTGCTGAACATAGTTTGTTTAAAAGAAAACTCATTGAGGCAAAAAACAGAAGTGTTCAAACAAAACATGAATTGTCTATTATAAATGATATGGATGTCAAGCAACTACTTAATGATGAACAGACACAGGGTAAAAAGATTGTTGTTGATTTTTTAAATGAAAGGACTAAAAAAGATAATGAGTTTTTAAAGTCTGTATCCCCTGGCGAATTTCAAAAAAATTATACTGATGGCAAAATCTTAGCAATGGGTTATTTGTCTTTGAAGGAACATTTTGAGGCACCTTTTGCTTATGGCAATCAAAACGATAACCCTGGAACCAAGGCTTTTCATCGTGCTTGTCTTATTTCTGACCAAATAGCTAGAATGCAACACAATGAACCCTGCTTGCACTTGGATCAAGATAAGGTTATAGACTTAGAATTGTCTTTAAAACAAGATTTTAGGCAGAAACATTTAAATTTTCAAAAAATATCAAGTTCTGATCCCCTGGTTGAAAATCACACCAAAAATCATCATCACAAGTTAATTAATGCAAACGTTCAATTTATCCTAGATAACCCTGATTTAATCAGTATTAGCTACCCTATAGCTTTTAAGGATAGTTTGCTTGCTGCTTATGGCAGTCAAGGGGAGTCCTTGGTTAATCCTAGGTGGTTTGATGATTTAACTCAAAAAACAGGTCAAGCGGCTAATATTGAGAAACTAACCTCTCATAAATCAAAAGAAACGCTCTTTTTAAAGCAATATACTTTAGCTGATGATGCCAGTGAATATGAAAAGAACAGACTGTCTTATGTTCAAAGCTTACTTGAATTAAGAAGTGCGTACAATGCTTATACATACCCCATGCAAAACTTGGTAAAGCTTAAAGCATTGGCTCAAGAACATGAAGGTGGAATACCGATACCTATCAATGCTTATGGAGCAATTACTGGCAGACACACTCCTTTAGATACCTTTAAGATAAATTTTCAGGGTTTAACGGCTAATGCAAAAGAATGTATTGTTCCTAAAGATGGCTATGTTGCAATGGATTTTGATGGTCAGCAGCTTGAAGTAAGAACTGCTGCTGATGTTTTGGGTATAAAAACCATTCAACAAATGGTACAGAAAAACGTAGATATTTATTCTGGTATGGTAGCTAAAAAAGAATTATCTGCTCGGCACGCTAGTGATGAACAAAAAGCAAAAGAAATACGGTATATTCTTGACGACCCCCATACCCACGACCCCACCCTTGTGCAAGATATTGAGGAAAAAAGAAAGCAATCTAAGGTGCTTATTATTTCTTCTTTATACGGTCAAGGGGCAGGTGGGTTGTCCGCTAAGACGGGCTGGAGTGTGGAGGAGTCTCGCGCTTATATCAATGAGTTTAAAAAAGACTTTCCTGAGATTGCTCAAACACATGAGCGGGTTGATGATTTTTTAAAACAAGGTTTGGAGAATAAAGAAGCACAGATGAGTTTAGGCACTCCAGGCAATGTCATACAGATTTTGATAAGACCAACTGATAAACCAAGTATCAAGCCTGTTGATTTACTGCAAGACAGTAAAGAAGCGAATTTTGCATTGGAATTTCACGAAAACTTTGTTAAGCCAAATTTGGCACCCCCATCAGGACCACTTGAATTAGTGGTTGTCTATGATACGGGGGACCAGATGATTTACCCGGATATACAGCTTAAAGAAGGAGGGTTTGGCAATTCAACAACCATCACCTATGACAAAGATGGTGAGCGTGTAGATTTATTTGCCTCTAGACTTGTTCAGAATATTATTCAAAGTCGAGCAGATCAAGAAATGAAGATTGTGCATGAGCAGTTGGCCTTAAAATCCCACGAGAATAACCTTGAAGTGCAGATTACACTTCCTACCCATGATTCTTTAAGAGCGGTACTACCAGACCCTAAGAGTGATAAACAAAATGCTAATAATTTTGAACAATTTGAGCAATTTGTTAAAAATCCTCAAGAATCACTGGGTACAAAGCCATTTTTGAGCTTTGATATTGAAATTATTGAGTACGAAAGAAAAAAAGAGCAAGATTTAGCCCTTTCTTATAAAGAGCAAGATTTATCCCTTTTTTATATAGGTACAGAAGACTTGTCTGGTATGTCTTTTGGTGATTTAACTGTAGACAATGTAGATTTGGGTATGAAGTTGGGGGAGGACTTAGCCATCTCAAAAAAGCCCCATCATGAGACAAGTTTGGATATGGGTGTGGGTTTTTAG
- a CDS encoding ABC1 kinase family protein — protein sequence MKLNPLKLAKTGVTSALRLQKTVSVAGLSMLRVAKGEKADAELLKQTFEKLGVTYIKLGQFIASTPSIFPREYVMAFADCLDQTTPVSFSVIQDVLTDELGDTSAIFESINPKPLASASIAQVHQAVLRTGEKVAIKIQKPNVGTVIATDLGVLHGAFWAAEKLVPSMKLANLAPIIDEIRTRMMAETDFIAESENLRRFANFLHQTQNNTVITPKVYEQFSTKRVLTMSLLEGISLIDDGLHGLADPKTVMSTVLDTWFLSLMMTGEFHADLHAGNVMLTHDGRVGFLDFGLVGKIDPKSLNACFILVQAMQANNYHQMAQAMIDIGMTHGSAQVDVHRLSTDLSSLLGKVYTGSADKATHTDSLNKLMLELSEIGKRHGIHFPRDFALLLKQLLYFDRFMTVLAPQMDLFEDRRLDLLKLV from the coding sequence ATGAAATTAAATCCCTTAAAACTTGCCAAAACAGGCGTAACTTCTGCCCTAAGACTCCAAAAAACTGTCAGCGTAGCAGGGCTATCCATGCTGCGTGTGGCAAAGGGCGAAAAGGCAGATGCCGAGCTGCTTAAACAGACCTTTGAAAAGCTTGGCGTTACTTACATTAAGCTTGGGCAATTTATCGCAAGTACGCCTTCTATATTCCCTCGTGAATATGTGATGGCATTTGCCGACTGTCTAGATCAGACCACGCCTGTCAGCTTTAGCGTTATCCAAGATGTCCTAACAGATGAGCTTGGTGATACGAGTGCGATTTTTGAGAGTATTAATCCTAAGCCTTTAGCATCGGCAAGTATCGCACAGGTGCATCAGGCAGTATTACGCACAGGCGAGAAGGTCGCTATTAAAATTCAAAAGCCCAATGTTGGCACGGTTATCGCCACCGATCTTGGCGTGCTTCATGGTGCATTTTGGGCAGCAGAGAAGCTTGTGCCATCAATGAAGCTTGCCAATCTTGCTCCTATCATTGATGAGATTCGTACACGCATGATGGCAGAGACTGACTTTATCGCAGAAAGCGAAAACCTAAGGCGGTTTGCTAACTTTTTACATCAGACGCAAAATAACACTGTCATTACACCCAAAGTCTATGAACAATTTAGCACCAAAAGGGTGTTAACCATGTCTTTGCTAGAAGGTATCTCTCTTATAGATGATGGTTTGCATGGGCTTGCCGATCCAAAGACAGTGATGTCTACTGTACTAGATACATGGTTTTTATCGCTAATGATGACAGGTGAATTTCATGCCGATTTACATGCTGGTAACGTCATGCTCACTCATGATGGGCGTGTGGGATTTTTAGATTTTGGGCTTGTAGGGAAAATTGACCCAAAAAGCCTAAACGCTTGTTTTATCCTTGTTCAAGCCATGCAAGCAAATAACTACCATCAGATGGCACAGGCAATGATTGACATTGGCATGACACATGGTAGTGCTCAGGTGGATGTACATCGCTTATCGACTGACCTTAGTAGCCTGCTGGGCAAGGTATATACAGGATCAGCCGATAAAGCCACTCATACCGACAGTCTAAATAAGCTTATGCTAGAGCTTAGCGAGATTGGTAAACGCCACGGCATACATTTCCCACGAGATTTTGCCTTACTGCTAAAGCAGCTGCTGTATTTTGATCGCTTTATGACGGTACTTGCTCCCCAGATGGATCTGTTTGAAGATAGGCGGCTAGATTTACTTAAGCTTGTCTAA
- a CDS encoding polyphenol oxidase family protein: MTSAKNPIVLYQDQYVLIVQTTAQKFDKTSPSDLYGSYNLALHVKDSPSHVLQNRMDLLINLNQLGGGGIDEIVWLNQIHSDMVIDVDTADLRLLPDNADAMITRTAGKALAIMTADCVPITLFTPKAEQVACIHAGWQGLASGIIAKTAKQFDQTAKLHAIIGACIHQSSYEVDQVLANKIITDCTDQNLTKLSAVQLKKVIIKDSRNDKCLIDLVTLTKLQLAALDVNIMGAATPCTYQDERFYSYRHQTHHQKKATGRMATVIVRLHE, from the coding sequence ATGACATCTGCTAAGAATCCTATCGTATTATACCAAGATCAGTATGTGCTTATCGTGCAGACGACTGCACAAAAGTTTGATAAGACAAGTCCAAGCGATCTATATGGCAGCTATAATCTTGCACTTCATGTAAAAGATAGCCCAAGCCATGTACTACAAAACCGCATGGATTTACTAATAAATCTTAATCAGCTTGGCGGTGGTGGGATTGATGAGATTGTCTGGCTTAATCAGATTCATAGCGATATGGTCATCGATGTAGATACAGCCGACCTAAGGCTTTTGCCCGATAACGCCGATGCGATGATCACACGAACAGCGGGCAAGGCTCTTGCCATCATGACGGCAGATTGCGTGCCCATCACGCTTTTTACCCCTAAAGCAGAACAGGTGGCATGTATCCATGCTGGCTGGCAAGGGCTAGCATCAGGTATTATTGCCAAAACTGCCAAACAGTTTGATCAGACTGCCAAATTGCATGCTATCATCGGTGCGTGCATTCACCAATCAAGTTATGAAGTAGACCAAGTGCTGGCAAATAAAATCATCACTGACTGCACCGATCAAAACTTGACCAAGCTGTCAGCAGTGCAACTAAAAAAAGTGATTATCAAAGACAGCCGTAACGATAAATGCCTGATTGATCTTGTGACATTAACCAAATTACAGCTGGCTGCACTAGATGTTAATATCATGGGTGCAGCGACGCCATGCACCTACCAAGATGAGCGGTTTTATTCTTATCGTCATCAGACACATCACCAAAAAAAAGCGACAGGGCGTATGGCAACTGTCATCGTCCGCCTGCATGAATAA
- a CDS encoding replication initiation protein, producing the protein MTIQDFQPTPERLSKLEEKMAAYDSSSEQQIDRRSYFELAIQQIMEEEEQKVAAKPSDPVDILYNSLFSKKENSPSPLPPKEQIKEENNNNPIFQSPTSFKKEKYEIILINRFLHALTGLSSIQRKYITFFVSVNKEFFNNKKELLYSFNIKAEQFIFSCQENINERNVERTYQELSEITESLLQRYFHHKECLLEDRPVTVSTSWIVSACFSKQDHSIVITISHEVAQLLDTFNNYSFFNNDHKNILFDLTGHSVLLFELVIRNLIQGHTRVKMSIDYLREFFDCTHSYSNVSDFKAYVIDKSISEISQKTSLSITYTQERTSRVVTDLLFTFQDRNATTQHPNQNTSIGVLKTPEVGFSMTEDDLYLYSQKIAAALDKTAQQVRLELLDPLQQKQHIPFLKLLGYKF; encoded by the coding sequence ATGACTATCCAAGACTTCCAACCAACCCCAGAAAGACTATCCAAGCTAGAAGAAAAGATGGCAGCTTATGATTCTTCTTCTGAACAGCAAATAGATAGAAGATCTTACTTTGAACTTGCTATACAACAAATTATGGAAGAAGAAGAACAAAAAGTAGCTGCTAAACCTTCAGACCCCGTAGACATACTTTACAATTCTTTGTTTTCAAAAAAAGAAAACAGCCCATCACCACTCCCCCCAAAAGAACAAATCAAAGAAGAAAACAACAATAATCCCATATTTCAATCACCAACATCCTTTAAAAAAGAAAAATATGAGATTATTCTGATAAATAGATTTTTACATGCTTTGACTGGTTTATCCAGTATTCAAAGAAAATATATAACTTTTTTCGTTTCAGTTAATAAAGAATTTTTTAATAACAAAAAAGAATTATTATATTCTTTTAATATTAAAGCAGAGCAATTTATATTTTCTTGTCAAGAAAATATAAACGAAAGAAATGTTGAGCGGACTTACCAAGAGTTATCTGAAATAACCGAATCTCTTCTTCAAAGATATTTTCATCATAAAGAGTGTTTGCTTGAAGATCGACCAGTCACAGTAAGCACTTCATGGATTGTCAGCGCCTGTTTTTCAAAACAAGATCATTCTATAGTTATTACAATTTCTCATGAAGTGGCACAGCTACTAGACACTTTTAATAACTATTCATTTTTTAACAATGATCATAAAAATATATTATTTGATTTAACCGGGCACTCGGTGTTGTTGTTTGAGCTTGTTATAAGAAACTTAATACAAGGACACACACGAGTTAAGATGAGTATTGATTATTTAAGAGAGTTTTTCGATTGCACACATAGCTACTCTAATGTCTCAGATTTTAAAGCTTATGTGATTGATAAATCCATTAGTGAAATAAGCCAAAAAACATCACTTAGTATTACTTACACACAAGAAAGAACATCTCGAGTGGTGACGGATTTACTATTTACCTTTCAAGATAGAAATGCCACAACCCAGCATCCCAATCAAAATACATCAATTGGGGTGTTAAAAACGCCTGAGGTTGGGTTTTCTATGACTGAAGATGATCTTTATCTATATTCTCAAAAAATTGCAGCAGCTTTAGATAAAACAGCTCAACAAGTAAGATTAGAACTATTAGACCCCCTTCAACAAAAACAGCATATTCCTTTTTTAAAACTACTGGGATATAAATTCTAA
- a CDS encoding HesA/MoeB/ThiF family protein: MMTLTDDELLRYARQILLDDWDIDAQTCLKNSRILIIGLGGLGCFVAQTLVRAGVGSVHLVDYDMIDESNLQRQILFTKADIGQSKAKTAYEQLCTQNELITITYQDIKLTYDNIMAVLAACRADLVLDCTDNFMVRDLINRTCVALSTPLLSASAIGQVGQLLFFNDFSKQGCYHCIFGDDTDDNAQNCTNSGVLASTVAVMASLQAQVALSFLGKGKNPIANTLILWQGETLTQRRTTFAKNPTCTVCKSITNTY; this comes from the coding sequence ATGATGACACTCACCGATGATGAACTATTGCGGTATGCTCGCCAAATCCTGTTAGATGATTGGGATATTGACGCCCAAACTTGCCTAAAAAACAGTCGCATTCTTATCATAGGCTTGGGCGGCTTAGGCTGTTTTGTCGCCCAAACATTGGTCAGAGCGGGCGTTGGATCGGTGCATTTGGTGGATTATGACATGATTGATGAAAGTAATCTGCAGCGTCAAATTCTCTTTACCAAAGCAGATATTGGTCAATCAAAAGCCAAAACCGCCTACGAGCAGTTATGCACCCAAAATGAACTTATAACCATCACCTATCAGGATATCAAGCTTACCTATGATAATATTATGGCAGTATTAGCGGCGTGTCGGGCAGACTTAGTACTAGACTGTACAGATAACTTCATGGTGCGTGATCTAATTAACCGAACTTGCGTGGCACTAAGCACACCATTATTATCTGCCTCAGCGATTGGACAAGTCGGACAACTGTTGTTTTTTAATGACTTTAGCAAGCAAGGCTGTTATCACTGCATATTTGGCGACGATACAGATGATAACGCACAAAACTGCACCAACTCTGGCGTACTAGCCAGTACTGTCGCAGTTATGGCAAGCCTACAAGCTCAAGTCGCATTAAGTTTTTTGGGAAAGGGCAAAAACCCCATTGCTAATACGCTTATCTTATGGCAAGGTGAAACGCTCACCCAAAGACGCACAACTTTTGCCAAAAATCCCACTTGCACTGTATGTAAAAGCATAACTAACACTTACTAA
- a CDS encoding LysR family transcriptional regulator, which translates to MLDNLRRMMIFVKVVNNGSFGATAKELGTSTSAVSQQITLLESYFGVSLLHRSTRKLSMSEAGEILYETALQIIKIAEQGRDSISQLKGGLSGNLRIATSPEIAKTYLIPALDAWLREYEDLSLTFIFHDDHLDMIEDRIDLALTLEEEPLGKPLTTVKQLLLASPGYIDGHDVIKEPQDLASHAFIAHGDKQKERLEFQKNNNKFSIRIPPRLASNDQSIVLNLAVAGHGIIKTNEIDAKAFIESGELIHVLPDYQLPNLTLGALASNQDKSSIRVERCIELLREFFSEKS; encoded by the coding sequence ATGTTAGATAATTTACGCCGCATGATGATCTTTGTTAAGGTGGTAAACAATGGTTCTTTTGGTGCAACAGCTAAAGAATTAGGTACCTCGACAAGTGCGGTTAGCCAGCAAATTACTCTTTTAGAATCATATTTTGGTGTATCATTATTGCATCGTTCAACCCGCAAACTTAGCATGAGTGAAGCAGGAGAGATCCTTTATGAAACTGCCTTGCAAATTATTAAAATTGCCGAACAAGGTCGAGATAGCATAAGCCAGCTCAAAGGCGGTCTTTCAGGAAATTTACGTATTGCCACATCTCCTGAAATCGCCAAAACCTATCTTATTCCTGCATTGGATGCGTGGCTAAGAGAATATGAAGATTTGTCTTTAACTTTCATATTTCATGATGATCATCTTGATATGATTGAAGACCGTATTGACTTGGCTTTAACTTTAGAAGAAGAGCCTTTGGGTAAGCCTTTGACGACTGTAAAACAACTGCTTTTAGCGTCTCCAGGCTATATTGATGGTCATGACGTCATTAAAGAACCGCAGGATTTAGCATCACATGCTTTTATTGCTCATGGAGATAAACAAAAAGAACGTCTAGAATTTCAAAAAAATAATAATAAATTTAGTATTCGTATACCACCTCGTCTTGCAAGCAACGACCAATCTATTGTACTTAATTTAGCGGTGGCAGGACATGGTATTATTAAGACAAATGAAATTGATGCTAAAGCATTTATAGAATCTGGAGAGCTGATCCATGTATTGCCTGATTATCAATTACCAAATCTCACACTTGGTGCATTAGCTAGTAACCAAGACAAATCGTCTATTCGAGTAGAAAGATGCATTGAGCTTTTGAGAGAATTCTTTAGTGAAAAATCTTAG
- the ubiA gene encoding 4-hydroxybenzoate octaprenyltransferase, whose translation MIHTQFQDKLIAWIQLTRFDKPVGTELLLYPTLWAVFLAQFGATGQLPSIQLVLIFTLGAVLMRAAGCAINDFADRKVDGHVKRTKNRPLADGRLRPRTAVLTFLGLSLLSACLLFFLPIAVFYWSLGAVFLAFIYPFMKRYTHLPQVVLAAAFGWAIPMAFVAVQGYVGLWGWVLFIAYMCWTVAYDTAYAMCDKDDDLQIGVKSTAILFGKYDVAVIMLLNTVFSLLMALAIWHYFTDYALVGVGLLSALLGILFYRQYQLIKTRERMACFSAFRQNVLVGRLVFLIVLLLSVIKHLLALN comes from the coding sequence ATGATACACACCCAATTTCAAGATAAACTCATTGCATGGATACAGCTTACTCGGTTTGATAAACCTGTTGGGACAGAGCTGTTATTATATCCGACATTATGGGCGGTATTTCTTGCACAGTTTGGGGCGACAGGTCAGCTGCCAAGTATCCAGCTTGTGCTGATTTTTACGCTTGGGGCGGTGCTGATGAGAGCAGCAGGCTGTGCGATTAATGATTTTGCTGATCGTAAAGTTGATGGGCATGTCAAACGCACCAAAAATCGCCCACTTGCTGATGGTAGACTACGGCCACGCACAGCGGTTTTGACCTTTTTGGGTTTATCGCTATTATCTGCGTGCTTGCTGTTTTTTTTGCCGATTGCCGTGTTTTATTGGTCGCTTGGGGCGGTGTTCTTGGCGTTCATTTACCCCTTTATGAAGCGTTATACGCACTTACCCCAAGTGGTGTTAGCAGCAGCATTTGGCTGGGCGATTCCGATGGCGTTCGTGGCAGTACAAGGATATGTGGGATTATGGGGGTGGGTGCTGTTCATCGCCTATATGTGCTGGACAGTAGCGTATGATACCGCTTATGCGATGTGCGATAAAGACGATGATTTGCAAATAGGCGTAAAATCCACCGCCATTTTATTTGGTAAGTATGATGTGGCAGTAATTATGCTGTTAAATACCGTGTTTAGCTTACTGATGGCGTTGGCTATTTGGCATTATTTCACCGATTATGCTTTAGTGGGGGTAGGCTTACTGTCTGCTTTACTTGGTATTTTATTTTATCGGCAGTATCAGCTTATTAAGACTCGTGAGCGTATGGCGTGCTTTAGTGCCTTTAGGCAAAACGTCTTAGTAGGGCGTTTGGTGTTTTTAATTGTACTATTGCTAAGCGTAATTAAGCACCTATTAGCATTAAACTAA
- the sodA gene encoding superoxide dismutase [Mn] — MAYTLPELGYAYDALEPHFDKETMEIHHSRHHQAYVNNANAALEGTEWADKPVEEVIANLDKLPKDKQGALRNNAGGHANHSLFWTILKTGTELKGSLKQAIERDFGSVEAFKEEFEKAAQTRFGSGWAWLVKQGDKLAVVSTANQDSPLMGKDVAGCEGTPIIGLDVWEHAYYLKYQNKRPDYIKAFWNVVNWDEAQRRFDAA; from the coding sequence ATGGCATATACATTACCAGAATTAGGCTATGCATACGACGCATTAGAGCCACATTTTGATAAAGAAACGATGGAAATTCACCACTCACGTCATCACCAAGCTTATGTAAATAATGCGAATGCCGCCCTAGAAGGCACAGAGTGGGCAGATAAGCCAGTTGAAGAAGTTATCGCAAACCTTGACAAGCTGCCAAAAGACAAGCAAGGTGCGTTACGCAATAACGCAGGTGGTCATGCCAACCACAGCTTATTTTGGACTATCCTAAAAACTGGCACAGAACTAAAAGGCTCGCTAAAACAAGCTATTGAGCGTGATTTTGGATCAGTTGAAGCATTTAAAGAAGAGTTTGAGAAAGCTGCACAAACTCGCTTTGGTTCAGGTTGGGCGTGGCTAGTTAAGCAAGGCGATAAGCTTGCTGTTGTATCTACCGCTAATCAAGACAGCCCACTGATGGGTAAGGATGTAGCAGGCTGCGAAGGCACGCCAATCATCGGTCTTGATGTATGGGAACACGCTTACTACCTAAAATACCAAAACAAACGTCCAGACTACATCAAGGCGTTTTGGAACGTGGTAAACTGGGACGAAGCCCAAAGACGTTTTGATGCTGCTTAA